One Panicum virgatum strain AP13 chromosome 3N, P.virgatum_v5, whole genome shotgun sequence DNA segment encodes these proteins:
- the LOC120665274 gene encoding probable ribose-5-phosphate isomerase 2: MGSAATSPPPSMKLAQEDLKRVAAHMGDAAASPPPPVKLTQEDLKRVAAHRAVEFVEPGMALGLGTGSTAAHALDRLGDLIRAGALPGVAGVPTSLKTELHATRVGIPLLPLGGDRGPARIHLSIDGADEVDPDLNLVKGRGGSLLREKMIEGAGEKFVVIVDESKLVPRLGCTGAVPVEVIPFGAPHTLGLIRKVFDGLPGFHARLRMVKKDADEDTPFTTDNGNYIVEMFFEDGIRGDLHNISDQLLRITGVVEHGMFLSMATSVIVANKDGTITVMDKKN, translated from the coding sequence ATGggcagcgccgccacctcgccgccgccgtccatgaAGCTGGCGCAGGAGGACTTGAAGCGCGTGGCGGCGCACatgggcgacgccgccgcctcgccgccgccgcccgtgaaGCTGACACAGGAGGACCTGAAGCGCGTGGCGGCGCACCGCGCGGTGGAGTTCGTGGAGCCCGGCATGGCGCTGGGACTCGGCACGggttccacggcggcgcacgcgCTGGACCGCCTGGGCGACCTCATCCGCGCGGGCGCGCTGCCGGGCGTGGCGGGCGTGCCCACCTCCCTCAAGACAGAGCTCCACGCGACCCGCGTCGGGATCCCGCTCCTCCCGCTCGGGGGCGACCGCGGGCCCGCCAGGATCCACCTCTCCATCGACGGCGCCGACGAGGTGGACCCGGACCTCAACCTAGTCAAGGGCCGCGGCGGCTCTTTGCTCCGGGAGAAGATGATCGAGGGGGCTGGGGAGAAATTCGTTGTCATCGTCGACGAGTCCAAGCTGGTGCCCCGCCTCGGGTGTACGGGCGCGGTGCCCGTCGAGGTCATCCCCTTCGGCGCTCCCCACACGCTGGGCCTCATCCGCAAGGTGTTCGATGGATTGCCTGGCTTCCACGCCAGGCTCAGGATGGTCAAGAAAGATGCCGATGAAGACACGCCGTTCACGACTGACAACGGCAACTACATCGTGGAGATGTTCTTCGAGGACGGCATCCGCGGCGACCTCCACAACATCAGCGACCAACTCCTTCGGATCACGGGTGTTGTTGAGCATGGCATGTTCCTCAGCATGGCCACCTCTGTCATCGTCGCCAACAAGGATGGCACCATCACTGTGATGGACAAAAAGAATTAA